The genomic region ATCGAGCACCATGGCGCCATGGCCGGCCGCGAGAACCTGCGGCGTGACGATGGCGAACCCGCCGACGATCAGGCCGCCGATCACGGGCCGCAACCAGACCGGCATCCAGGCGAACAGCCGCTCGAATGTCGGCGAGGAGCGCATCACGGCGATGCCGACGCCGCTGGTGATAAGGGCGAGCCCGATCAGCGCCAGATATTGCTCGACGCCGACGGCGCTGACCTTGGGTATCTCCAATGAATAGGGCGCGCCGCCGAGCCATTGCGCGGTCAGGGCGCCCGCCAGCGAGGCCGCCAGGATCGGCGCAGCGCTGCCGACCGAATAGACTCCGACGATCAGCTCGCAGGCGTAGAAGGCGCCGGTGATCGGCGCGCCGAACGCCGCCGCGATCGCCGCCGCGGCCCCGCAACCGACCATCAGGCGCAGATCGTTGCGGCGAAGGTTGAAGAACTTGCCGAGCAGCGAGGCGATGCCGGAGCCGATCTGGGTGTAGCCGGCCTCGAGGCCGACCGAGGCGCCGCAGCCGTTCGAGATCAGGGTCTGGCTCGACACCACCACGCTGTCGCGCATCGACAGATTGCCGCCGCGCAGCGCGTTTGCCTCGATGGGGTCGACCGCGTTCGAGATCTTCATGCGCCGCCGCGACCATTCCATGATGCCGAGCGAGAGCCCTCCGAGCGCAGGTGCGATCAACGCTGCCCAGGGGCTGACACTCGCGTTGGCGGACAGGCGGACGTCGACGGGAATGCCGTAGATCACGACATGCGCGATCTGGGCGATCTCGGCCATCAGAGTCACGATCGCGCCTGCGAGCGTGCCGATCACGAGCGCCAGCGGGATCAGGTAGAACTCGTTGCTGCGCAACAGTGCGCGCAGCCGAACCATGGTGCGGTTCGTCTTCTTGCGATCGACGAGATGCCTGATCCGCACGAACACCGTCTGGCCCGCCCCCTACCCTTCCGACAGGCCGTAACCGGCCATGCGCTGGCGAACCCGTTCGATCTCCTCGCTCGGAAGCAGCGGCGGGCGTCCGATCTGCAGGCAGCCGTGATATTGCCGCGCCAGCGTCTCGACCTCGACCGCCAGCCACATCGCCTTGTCCAAGGTCTTGCCGATCGCGATCATGCCGTGATGGTCGAGCAGGCAGGCAAGCCGGCCCTCCAGCGCCCGTACCGCATGCTCGGACAGCTCCGCCGTTCCGAACGTCGCGTAGGGCGCGCAGCGGATGCTGTCGCCGCCCGCCGCCGCGATCATGTAATGCACCGGCGGGATCTCCATGCCCATGATCGCCAGGATGGTGCAATAGGTCGGATGGGCGTGCACGACGGCGTTGACGTCGTGCCGCGACTTCAGGATGTCGCGATGAAAGCGCCATTCGCTCGACGGCTTCTGGTCGGCCGCGTGCGAGCCGTCCATGGCCATGAAGACGATCTGGTCCGGACTCATGGCCTCATAGGGCACGCTGGTCGGCGTGACCAGGAGCCCGTCCGCATGCCGGACGCTGATATTGCCAGATGTGCCCTGGTTGATGCCGAGCGCGTTCATGCGCCGGCAGGCGTCGATAATGGCCTGTCTCTTGGCGAGCTCGTCCGCTGTCATCGACATGTCGATTTCCTGTCGAAGGGCTTGTTGGACCGGAAGTACGTCAAAGCAACATGACAGTGCAAGCGAAAGCGTCCCGGATCCTGCCGCCAAGCCGGAACGGGAGTTCGACAAGTTAACAGATTGTCGCAGCTCTAGGGCAGGATCACGAGCCGCGCCCCATAGCCCGCACCCGCCCAAAAGTAGCAGCGCGGTGGCAATCGCGCCGGGGCCGGCCATCGGCTCTTCAGATGCGAGCAATAACAAAAGTTAAGGCTGGTGCGGAGGCAATCAGATCGAACAGTGCAATCGCAAAGCAACCATTCCCCACGATTGCCGTTTCACTGTGCATCAACACGAACAGAAGCAGCCGAAGCAATTGCACGAGCTCCGTTCCAGAATTGATCCGCACGATCCCGTTGCCTGCAGCCGCTGGGCGCTTCGATTAGGGACAAACGTCAAAGAGCTCAAGGCGGCGATTCATCAATTCGGCAGCGCGGCAGATGCCGTGGCATACGGCCTTCAGCAATGGCGGCGCAGTGCCTCGCGCGGGCAGTGGCAAGGCCGCAGCGGCGCACCGCAGGTCGGCATTCTCTCCGATTCCATGGTCGCGCGCGGCGAGCAGCTCGCCTCGGTCTCGATGGTCTGCGTCAACGCGATCGGCCTTGTCGCCGGCGCCGTGCCGCGGATTCTGCCTGTGGCGCCCGAGGCTGATATCGATGCCTATCTGGATGGGCTTGATGGCCTCTTTGTCGGCGGCGGACAGACCAACGTCCATCCGTCCCGCTATGGACAAACGGTCGACGAGGAGCGCGACGGCCCGTTCGACGAATTCCGCGATGAGGTCGCGCTGCGCCTGATCCCGCGGGCGCTGGCGCGGGGCATCCCCGCTCTGTTCGTCTGCCGCGGCTTCCAGGAGCTGAATGTCGCTTTCGGCGGCACGCTGGCGAAGGAGCCGGACGATTTGCCCGAGGACCAGCGCCATGGCACGCCCGAGGCGGACAACGAGGACGCCCGCTACCGGCTGCGGCAGAAGGTGGGCTTGCGCAAGGGCGGTGTCCTGCATCAGATCTGCGGCGCGGACTCGATCATCGTGAACTCGCTGCACAGCTTCCTGATCGCCGATCTCGCTCCAGGTCTCGTCGCGGAGGCCGTTGCCGAGGACGGCTCGATCGAGGCCGTCAGCGTCGAGGGCGCGGGCGATTTTGCGCTCGGCACCCTTTTTCATCCCGATTATTGGGCGAGCTCCGATCACGCGTCGGCGCGCATTCTGGCGGCTTTTGGCGACGCGGTGCGCCGCCACGCCAAGGCCCAAGGGGCAGCATAGGCATGCACCGCTACCGTTTCGGCATCGAGGAGGAATATTTTCTGGTCAACCGCCAGTCGGCGGCGCCGCGATCCGAGCTGCCCAAGCCCTACATGGCGGCGGCGCAGAAGCGCCTCGGCGAGCGGCTGACCACCGAGATGCTGCAATCGCAGATCGAGGTGGCGACCCCGCCGCTGACGTCTTCGGCCGATGCGCTGGCCGAGCTCGCGCATTATCGCGCGGAGCTCACCGAGGTCGGCAAGGACCACGGCGTCGGCATCATCGCGGCCGGCACACACCCGCTGGCGCAGCCGCAGCAGCAGCGCATGACGCGCAAGCGCCGCTACAGCAAGGTCATCAGCGACCTCGGTATGGTCGGCCTCGGCAACCCGATCAGCGGACTGCACGTCCACGTCGAGGTGCCCGAGCCCGATTTGCGGGTCGAGATCATGCACCGCCTGGTGCCGTTCCTGCCGCTGCTGCTGGCGCTCTCGACCTCCTCGCCGTTCTGGTGCGGCTACCCGACGGGATTGCTGGGCTACCGCAATGCCGCCAACGACGCCCTGCCCCGGACCGGCTTTCCCGAGATGTTTCGGAACCTTTCCGAATACGAGACCTACGTGAAGACCTTGGTCGATGCCGGCATCGTCCCTAACGCCACCCATGTCTGGTGGGCGCTGCGGCCGTCGCTGCAGCATCCGACGCTCGAGCTGCGCATCACCGATTGCTGCACGGCGATCGCGGATTCGGTGGCGATCGCGGCGCTGTTCCGCGCGCTGGTCCGCCACGCCGTTCACCACCCCGAGCTGAACGCCACCTATTCCGCCGTGCACCGCGCGCTGGTCGAGGAGAACCGCTGGCGCGCCCAGCGCTACGGAACCGACGGCACCTATATCGATCTGGTGTCGTTGGAGCCGGTCTCGTTCAGAACCTGGCTCGATTCGGTGATCGCCATGGTGGCGCCTCACGTCGACCATCTCGGCA from Bradyrhizobium sp. CB1015 harbors:
- a CDS encoding L-fuculose-phosphate aldolase, giving the protein MSMTADELAKRQAIIDACRRMNALGINQGTSGNISVRHADGLLVTPTSVPYEAMSPDQIVFMAMDGSHAADQKPSSEWRFHRDILKSRHDVNAVVHAHPTYCTILAIMGMEIPPVHYMIAAAGGDSIRCAPYATFGTAELSEHAVRALEGRLACLLDHHGMIAIGKTLDKAMWLAVEVETLARQYHGCLQIGRPPLLPSEEIERVRQRMAGYGLSEG
- a CDS encoding chloride channel protein, whose translation is MFVRIRHLVDRKKTNRTMVRLRALLRSNEFYLIPLALVIGTLAGAIVTLMAEIAQIAHVVIYGIPVDVRLSANASVSPWAALIAPALGGLSLGIMEWSRRRMKISNAVDPIEANALRGGNLSMRDSVVVSSQTLISNGCGASVGLEAGYTQIGSGIASLLGKFFNLRRNDLRLMVGCGAAAAIAAAFGAPITGAFYACELIVGVYSVGSAAPILAASLAGALTAQWLGGAPYSLEIPKVSAVGVEQYLALIGLALITSGVGIAVMRSSPTFERLFAWMPVWLRPVIGGLIVGGFAIVTPQVLAAGHGAMVLDLFHDMTIGLIALIIGLKVTACLISLASGFRGGLFFASLFVGSLIGKFFAELLELISPQFVVDPLVAMLTGMATLGVAIVGGPLTMSFLVLEMTRNVDVTAVVLAGCIVTSICVRFMFGHSFSTWRLHLRGETIRSANDVGWLRNLTVERLMRSDVGKVPSTTTIAAARREFALGSRPGIVIVNNADEYVGLVLLPDLFSSDLDTIADDIQVIELARLIDIVLIPEMNVKSAMAVFDEAEAEMLAVVDSTDSRKVVGFLTENFARRRYVEEIDKATRGVLGALS
- a CDS encoding gamma-glutamyl-gamma-aminobutyrate hydrolase family protein, with translation MAYGLQQWRRSASRGQWQGRSGAPQVGILSDSMVARGEQLASVSMVCVNAIGLVAGAVPRILPVAPEADIDAYLDGLDGLFVGGGQTNVHPSRYGQTVDEERDGPFDEFRDEVALRLIPRALARGIPALFVCRGFQELNVAFGGTLAKEPDDLPEDQRHGTPEADNEDARYRLRQKVGLRKGGVLHQICGADSIIVNSLHSFLIADLAPGLVAEAVAEDGSIEAVSVEGAGDFALGTLFHPDYWASSDHASARILAAFGDAVRRHAKAQGAA
- a CDS encoding carboxylate-amine ligase — encoded protein: MHRYRFGIEEEYFLVNRQSAAPRSELPKPYMAAAQKRLGERLTTEMLQSQIEVATPPLTSSADALAELAHYRAELTEVGKDHGVGIIAAGTHPLAQPQQQRMTRKRRYSKVISDLGMVGLGNPISGLHVHVEVPEPDLRVEIMHRLVPFLPLLLALSTSSPFWCGYPTGLLGYRNAANDALPRTGFPEMFRNLSEYETYVKTLVDAGIVPNATHVWWALRPSLQHPTLELRITDCCTAIADSVAIAALFRALVRHAVHHPELNATYSAVHRALVEENRWRAQRYGTDGTYIDLVSLEPVSFRTWLDSVIAMVAPHVDHLGIEDDIQHLKSIPKRGTSAHLQLEYFRGLRKFGRSPREAIGDVTKWLRASTEAGDFTARGGEPKAPAVRQTLADLV